A single window of Mycobacterium sp. ITM-2016-00318 DNA harbors:
- a CDS encoding MCE family protein, whose product MLLTRFVRNQLIIFTIASIVGVMVMIFTYMQLPALLGIGHIKVTLELPAAGGLYRFSNVTYRGVQIGEVREIKLTERGAEAELTLDTSPKIPADLQAEVRSVSAVGEQYVDLRPRTDSGPYLEDGSVIAMDNATIPQQVGPMLDQVSALVDSIPENRISGLLDETFEAFNGAGEDFQSLLDSSASITDYLDDVSDQSRALIDDSGPLLESQAETTDAIRTWARSLAGVTEELAQNDPDLRTILQRGPGFAQEVSALLTQIKPTLPILLANLTTLGQILVTYNPSLEQLLVLLPGVIAAQQSFGLPKNNPMGLPLSDFSFTIEDPPACTVGFLPASQWRNPADTTTVDTPDGLYCKLPQDSPISVRGARNYPCMGHPGKRAPTVELCNDPKGYRPNAIRQHTLGPNQFDPNLVAQGVPIDDRVDFRDRIYAPIEGTPLPPGAVPAGTPPIAPNPLTDPLPPAPSAPAPPGNSLNGVPIPPVEAPIAPAGGDVPPAPLGPPPGPVEVPPPDGGALPAAPSAFNGNGSGGPSVAITSYDPRTGRYMSPDGQLQQVSTPVAGTQPRSWQDLLPI is encoded by the coding sequence ATGCTACTGACCCGCTTTGTCCGAAACCAGTTGATCATCTTCACCATCGCGTCGATCGTCGGTGTGATGGTGATGATCTTCACCTACATGCAGCTGCCGGCTTTGCTCGGCATCGGTCACATCAAGGTGACATTAGAACTGCCGGCCGCCGGTGGTTTGTACCGCTTCTCCAACGTGACCTACCGGGGCGTGCAGATCGGCGAGGTGAGAGAGATCAAGCTCACCGAGAGGGGCGCAGAGGCTGAGCTGACGCTGGACACCTCGCCGAAGATCCCCGCGGATCTGCAGGCCGAGGTTCGCAGCGTCTCGGCTGTCGGTGAGCAGTATGTCGATCTGCGTCCGCGTACCGATTCCGGGCCGTACTTGGAGGATGGCTCGGTAATCGCCATGGACAACGCGACCATCCCGCAACAGGTGGGGCCAATGCTGGATCAAGTCAGCGCGCTTGTCGACAGCATTCCAGAAAACAGGATCAGTGGCTTGCTTGATGAGACGTTCGAGGCCTTCAACGGCGCAGGCGAAGACTTCCAATCACTGCTCGACTCGTCGGCCAGCATCACCGATTACCTCGACGACGTATCTGACCAGAGCCGAGCGCTGATCGATGACAGTGGGCCGCTTCTGGAGTCGCAGGCCGAGACCACGGACGCGATCCGGACGTGGGCGCGCAGCTTGGCCGGAGTCACCGAGGAACTCGCGCAGAACGACCCCGATTTGCGGACGATACTGCAACGCGGACCCGGCTTCGCGCAGGAGGTTTCGGCGCTTCTGACTCAGATAAAGCCGACTCTGCCGATACTGCTGGCGAACCTCACCACCTTGGGTCAAATTCTCGTCACGTACAACCCGTCGCTGGAACAACTCCTGGTGCTTCTGCCCGGGGTCATCGCTGCTCAGCAGTCATTTGGGCTTCCGAAGAACAACCCAATGGGGCTGCCCCTGAGCGACTTCTCGTTCACTATCGAAGATCCCCCCGCATGTACGGTCGGCTTCCTGCCAGCGTCGCAGTGGCGCAACCCCGCCGACACCACCACGGTCGACACACCTGACGGGCTGTACTGCAAACTGCCGCAGGATTCGCCGATCTCGGTGCGCGGCGCACGCAACTACCCGTGCATGGGGCACCCTGGAAAGCGCGCCCCAACGGTCGAACTCTGCAACGACCCGAAGGGTTATCGGCCAAACGCAATTCGCCAACACACGCTCGGGCCCAATCAGTTCGACCCGAATCTCGTTGCGCAAGGGGTTCCGATCGACGATCGCGTTGACTTCAGAGATCGAATCTACGCACCGATAGAGGGTACGCCCCTGCCGCCGGGTGCCGTCCCTGCCGGAACGCCACCGATCGCACCCAATCCACTCACCGATCCGCTGCCGCCCGCACCGTCGGCGCCCGCGCCGCCGGGTAATTCCCTCAATGGAGTGCCGATACCGCCCGTCGAGGCCCCGATCGCGCCTGCAGGTGGAGACGTACCGCCTGCGCCGCTCGGTCCGCCGCCTGGGCCCGTCGAGGTGCCACCGCCAGACGGCGGCGCGTTACCCGCGGCGCCAAGTGCGTTCAACGGCAACGGTTCTGGTGGTCCATCGGTTGCGATCACGAGCTACGACCCGCGCACGGGACGTTATATGAGCCCCGATGGGCAGCTTCAGCAGGTGTCGACTCCGGTTGCTGGGACGCAACCCAGATCGTGGCAGGACCTGCTGCCGATCTGA
- a CDS encoding MCE family protein has translation MSYGSRVKNVVLAGSCLAVTATGCAFQGLNSLPLPGAVGRGPDAATYHVELPNVSTMESNSPVMINDVVVGSVGKMKVDQWHADVEISVKPDVVVPANAVATVGQTSLLGSMHLALNPPLGQEPSGRLQPGATIGLNRSSTYPTTEQTLSSLSVIANGGGLGQIGDIIHNANVALSGREPQIRELLTRLDNVVGVLDEQRDNIIATIQQLRRVAGTFAGQRDVIDRALKDIPPALDVLVRERPRLTTALVKLGQLSDTATRLVNDAGDDLVTNLENLEPTIKALADVGPDLTTGLRFATAFPYGPTFADRVARGDNINLFAVFDITYPRLKRTLFLGTRWGDQDAKFIPAPGDPFYLNYSYNPLGAGVAPPPPEDAALAAGLPPEQVPPSGPMPAVSEPLVPMVPPATAAPVTTASQIFAGPYGAEAPAPPVPAAPPDEVPPTPEGGG, from the coding sequence ATGTCTTACGGGAGTCGTGTGAAGAATGTGGTCCTCGCTGGCTCGTGCCTTGCCGTGACGGCCACCGGATGTGCTTTCCAGGGCCTGAATTCCTTGCCGCTGCCCGGCGCAGTCGGGCGGGGACCGGACGCCGCCACCTACCATGTCGAACTCCCGAATGTCTCCACGATGGAGTCGAATTCGCCGGTCATGATCAACGACGTCGTCGTCGGCAGCGTGGGCAAGATGAAGGTCGACCAATGGCATGCCGACGTCGAGATCTCGGTCAAGCCGGACGTGGTCGTGCCCGCCAACGCGGTGGCCACGGTCGGGCAGACCAGCCTGCTGGGCTCGATGCACTTGGCGCTCAACCCGCCACTCGGCCAAGAGCCAAGCGGCAGATTGCAGCCCGGTGCCACCATCGGCCTCAACCGGTCTTCGACCTATCCGACCACGGAGCAGACACTGTCGTCGCTGTCGGTGATCGCCAACGGAGGCGGTCTGGGGCAGATCGGTGACATCATCCACAACGCCAATGTCGCTTTGTCCGGACGTGAACCGCAGATCCGCGAGCTGCTCACCCGCCTCGACAATGTCGTCGGCGTCCTTGACGAGCAGCGGGACAACATCATCGCCACTATTCAGCAACTGAGGCGGGTCGCCGGCACATTCGCAGGGCAACGCGATGTGATCGACCGCGCGCTGAAGGACATTCCGCCAGCCTTGGATGTTCTGGTCAGGGAACGGCCCCGGCTGACGACCGCACTGGTGAAGCTCGGGCAGTTGAGCGATACCGCCACCCGTCTGGTCAACGACGCCGGCGACGATCTGGTGACCAACCTCGAGAACCTGGAGCCGACGATCAAGGCGCTCGCCGACGTCGGACCCGATCTGACAACTGGGCTTCGGTTTGCCACCGCGTTCCCGTACGGCCCGACCTTCGCCGACCGAGTCGCACGAGGCGACAACATCAACCTGTTCGCCGTTTTCGACATCACCTACCCGCGACTGAAGCGGACGCTGTTCCTCGGCACCCGGTGGGGCGACCAAGACGCCAAGTTCATCCCGGCGCCGGGAGACCCGTTCTACCTGAACTACTCGTACAACCCGCTCGGTGCGGGCGTCGCGCCGCCACCGCCAGAGGATGCGGCCCTTGCGGCGGGATTGCCTCCGGAGCAAGTGCCGCCTAGCGGGCCGATGCCGGCAGTCTCTGAGCCGCTGGTCCCGATGGTTCCACCCGCAACTGCGGCTCCGGTGACGACGGCATCGCAGATCTTCGCGGGACCGTACGGAGCCGAAGCGCCGGCGCCACCCGTCCCCGCCGCGCCGCCTGACGAAGTCCCACCGACACCGGAGGGCGGCGGCTGA
- a CDS encoding MCE family protein, with protein MTETQVNRKPLFVITSALLAVALVAGAVVLVRQVFFGPNTITAYFPTATSIYPGDEVRVSGVKVGKIDSIKPEGTQTKMTLKVDHGVPVPADAKAVIVAQNLVAARYVQLTPAYRTGGGPTMRDGAVIPSNRTAVPVEWDEVKTQLMRLAEELGPKTGVSGTSVSRFIDSAANALDGNGGKLRQTLAQLSGAARIFAEGSGNIVDIIKNLQIFVTALRDSKQQIVMFENRLASLTSVVNDNRSDLDAALSDLSVALGEVQRFVAGSRNQVSEQVRSLAEVTQILVDNRSAVENILHITPNAVANYQNIYYPPSGGVSGAFSLVNFANPVYFFCGLFGAIENTTAPETAKLCSQYLGPALRLLNFNNLPLPFNLYLRPAPKPENIIYTDPKLAPGGAGPGDPPESFPSVSAYLGAGDIPPPPGWGAPPGPPGLYSPGGEVPATPSPALFPGAPIPGPPTVLPGPPSSVDGMLLPATPAPAAPPVSPNAPLLPAEGMPPS; from the coding sequence ATGACGGAGACCCAGGTGAACCGTAAGCCTCTCTTTGTGATCACCTCTGCGCTCCTGGCCGTTGCGCTCGTCGCCGGAGCCGTGGTTTTGGTACGCCAGGTCTTCTTCGGGCCCAATACCATCACCGCGTACTTCCCGACCGCCACGTCGATCTACCCCGGCGACGAGGTGCGCGTGTCCGGTGTCAAGGTCGGCAAGATCGACTCCATCAAACCCGAAGGCACGCAGACGAAGATGACCTTGAAGGTCGATCACGGCGTGCCCGTTCCGGCCGATGCCAAGGCGGTGATCGTCGCCCAGAACCTGGTTGCGGCGCGTTACGTTCAGCTCACGCCGGCGTACCGGACGGGCGGCGGGCCCACCATGCGTGACGGCGCAGTGATACCGAGCAACCGAACGGCAGTCCCCGTCGAATGGGATGAGGTGAAAACCCAGCTGATGCGGCTGGCAGAGGAATTGGGCCCGAAGACCGGGGTGTCGGGAACCTCCGTATCCCGCTTCATCGACAGCGCGGCGAACGCACTGGACGGCAACGGCGGCAAGCTACGACAGACGCTGGCTCAATTATCCGGTGCCGCAAGGATTTTCGCCGAAGGCAGCGGCAACATCGTGGACATCATCAAGAATCTGCAAATCTTCGTCACCGCGCTTCGCGACAGCAAGCAACAGATCGTCATGTTCGAGAACCGGCTGGCCAGTTTGACGAGCGTCGTGAACGACAACAGGTCCGATCTGGACGCGGCGTTGTCGGATTTGTCGGTTGCCCTCGGCGAGGTGCAGCGCTTCGTCGCCGGCAGTCGGAACCAAGTGTCCGAGCAGGTCAGAAGCCTGGCCGAAGTCACCCAGATCCTGGTCGACAACCGCTCGGCTGTCGAAAACATCCTTCACATCACGCCGAATGCGGTCGCCAACTACCAGAACATCTACTACCCGCCCTCCGGCGGAGTGAGCGGAGCTTTCTCGCTGGTAAACTTCGCGAATCCGGTTTACTTCTTCTGCGGTTTGTTCGGCGCAATCGAGAACACCACCGCTCCGGAAACGGCGAAACTCTGCTCGCAATACCTCGGGCCGGCGCTGCGATTGCTCAATTTCAACAACCTGCCGTTGCCGTTCAACTTGTACCTGAGGCCTGCGCCCAAACCGGAAAACATCATCTACACCGACCCGAAGCTAGCGCCTGGAGGCGCTGGGCCGGGTGACCCGCCCGAGTCCTTCCCCTCGGTATCGGCCTACCTCGGCGCCGGCGATATCCCGCCGCCACCTGGCTGGGGAGCGCCACCTGGGCCGCCGGGGTTGTATTCGCCCGGCGGAGAGGTACCCGCCACTCCCTCGCCGGCGTTGTTCCCTGGCGCGCCGATTCCGGGGCCCCCCACTGTGCTTCCGGGGCCCCCGTCGAGCGTTGACGGCATGCTGCTTCCGGCTACGCCGGCGCCCGCCGCTCCGCCGGTGTCGCCCAATGCACCCCTGCTGCCGGCCGAAGGGATGCCGCCATCATGA
- a CDS encoding MCE family protein → MDRYRGSQLIQAGIIGVVLMILVIIAGLQPERLLQYASGIKYQALFTEAGGLIEGNDVTVSGTKVGTVSSIELENGDALVTFTIAGKAALGSETSAHIRTGTLLGERVLALESSGSGTLDHKKRIPVSRTTSPYSLTDAVSELTANTAATNTDTLNQSLDTLATTLDQVAPQLGPTFDGLSRLSKSLNNRNESLAELLKTAGDVTGILSDRSEQVNMLILNANDLLAVLNERRQAIVSLLANTSAVSRELTGVVADNEQELAPTLERLNRVNAMLIKNRDNISKAIPGLAKYELTQGEIVSNGAYYNAFIPNIQPAQLLQPFLDYAFGFRRGVGAGQPPDNAGPRAELPFPVNSIPQPGDLPDDGDPGEP, encoded by the coding sequence ATGGATAGATACCGCGGATCCCAGCTCATACAGGCGGGCATCATTGGCGTCGTCCTGATGATCCTCGTCATCATCGCGGGCCTTCAGCCGGAACGGTTGCTGCAATACGCCAGCGGCATCAAGTACCAGGCCCTCTTCACCGAGGCGGGAGGTCTCATCGAAGGCAACGACGTGACCGTGTCGGGTACCAAGGTCGGCACAGTGTCGTCGATTGAACTCGAAAACGGCGACGCACTGGTCACTTTCACCATCGCGGGTAAGGCTGCCCTCGGCTCGGAAACCAGCGCGCACATCCGCACCGGAACCCTGCTCGGCGAGCGTGTGCTGGCCCTGGAGTCCTCGGGAAGCGGCACACTTGACCACAAGAAGCGTATTCCGGTGTCGCGCACAACCTCGCCGTACTCCTTGACCGACGCTGTCAGTGAACTCACTGCGAATACCGCTGCAACCAATACCGATACGCTCAACCAGTCCCTGGACACGTTGGCGACCACGCTCGACCAGGTCGCGCCACAGTTGGGTCCGACATTCGACGGTCTGTCGCGACTGTCGAAATCACTCAACAATCGTAATGAGAGTCTGGCCGAGCTGCTGAAAACCGCCGGTGACGTGACCGGCATCCTGTCCGACCGCAGCGAGCAGGTCAATATGCTGATCCTCAATGCCAACGATCTGCTCGCAGTGCTCAACGAGCGTCGGCAGGCCATCGTCAGCCTGCTCGCCAACACCTCGGCGGTGTCGCGGGAGCTGACTGGTGTGGTCGCCGACAACGAGCAGGAGCTGGCACCGACGCTGGAAAGGCTGAACCGCGTCAACGCGATGCTCATAAAGAACCGGGACAATATTTCCAAGGCCATCCCCGGCCTGGCCAAATACGAGCTCACACAGGGCGAAATCGTGTCCAACGGGGCCTATTACAACGCGTTCATACCCAACATCCAACCGGCGCAGCTCCTGCAGCCGTTCCTGGATTACGCCTTCGGGTTCCGCCGCGGTGTGGGCGCAGGCCAGCCGCCGGACAACGCCGGGCCGCGCGCCGAACTGCCCTTCCCAGTCAATTCCATCCCGCAACCAGGCGACCTCCCCGATGACGGAGACCCAGGTGAACCGTAA
- a CDS encoding MCE family protein, translating into MTRPTGTLIKFAAFALVMAILTAFLFFIFSQTTTGKTNGYAAVFTDASRLKTGDTVRVAGIRVGTVKEVSLQPDRKVLVKFDAGRDVVLTTGTTAQIRYLNLTGDRFLELADSPGSTKILPVGSQIPVDRTAPALDLDLLLGGLKPVIQGLNPQDVNALTSSLVQILQGQGGTLESLFSKTSSFSNSLADNSEVIEQLIDDLRTLLDTLSKDGDEFSGAIDRLEQLVSGLSTDRDPIGEAITSLDNGTASLTDLLGRARPPLAGTVDELNRLAPLLDGKHKDYFDATLQQLPELYRKLARVGSYGAFFPYYICGITFRASDLEGRTVVFPWIKQETGRCAEN; encoded by the coding sequence ATGACACGCCCGACGGGCACGCTCATCAAGTTCGCCGCCTTCGCGCTCGTGATGGCGATTCTGACCGCCTTCCTGTTCTTCATCTTCAGCCAGACCACGACCGGTAAGACGAACGGATATGCGGCGGTCTTCACCGACGCCTCACGACTCAAAACGGGGGATACCGTGCGGGTCGCGGGAATCCGGGTGGGCACCGTCAAAGAGGTGTCGCTGCAGCCGGACCGCAAGGTGCTCGTCAAGTTCGACGCCGGTCGCGACGTCGTCTTGACCACCGGAACCACGGCGCAGATACGCTATCTGAATCTGACCGGCGATCGATTTCTCGAACTCGCCGACAGCCCTGGATCGACGAAGATACTACCGGTCGGCTCCCAGATACCTGTGGATCGCACGGCGCCCGCCCTGGACCTCGACCTGCTGCTCGGCGGCCTGAAACCCGTTATCCAGGGGCTTAACCCGCAAGACGTGAACGCGCTCACCTCGTCCCTGGTCCAAATCCTGCAGGGCCAAGGCGGAACCCTCGAATCGCTGTTCTCGAAGACATCGTCATTCTCAAACTCGTTGGCGGACAACAGCGAGGTCATCGAGCAGTTGATCGACGACTTGCGAACCCTGCTGGATACGCTGTCCAAGGACGGCGACGAATTCTCTGGTGCGATCGACCGGCTCGAGCAACTGGTTAGTGGCTTGTCGACCGACCGCGATCCCATCGGTGAGGCGATCACGTCTCTCGACAACGGCACCGCCTCGCTGACCGACTTGCTCGGTCGGGCGCGCCCGCCGCTGGCCGGCACAGTCGACGAGTTGAACAGGCTGGCTCCACTGTTGGACGGCAAGCACAAGGATTATTTCGACGCCACCCTGCAGCAGCTGCCCGAGCTCTACCGCAAACTCGCGCGGGTCGGTTCCTACGGGGCGTTCTTCCCTTACTACATCTGCGGGATCACCTTCCGGGCCAGCGATCTCGAGGGCCGCACCGTGGTCTTTCCCTGGATCAAGCAAGAGACGGGGAGGTGCGCGGAAAACTAA
- a CDS encoding MCE family protein — translation MKSGAVRPLTGLAMIVAVGLIIALAIGLFQGSFTKTEPVTVISDRAGLVMNNDAKVKMRGVEVGKVDSIESRPDGKAALRLAMNPSQLNLIPSNVNVNIESPTVFGAKFVNMVPPDDPSPQKLRPGQVIQSQHVVVEINTVFQQLVQVLDKIDPAKLNQTLGAIATAFDGRGEKFGKTLTDFNAFLAKIEPSLPNLSRDLEAAAPTLGAYADAAPDLIRTADSTTQVSHTIVDQQQELDEFLVASIGLADVGNEVIGGNLPALTEVLHLLVPTTELLNRYHESLYCSIGGLAVMANSPPLPGNNSSVVVSAGLTLGTERYRYPNDLPKVAAKGRPYCKELGLPNVPPEFRVPAIVADVGANPHQYGNQGILLNSAGLKNWLFGPIPGPPRNSAQIGMPG, via the coding sequence ATGAAAAGTGGTGCGGTACGCCCGCTGACGGGGTTGGCGATGATTGTCGCCGTCGGCTTGATCATCGCCTTGGCCATCGGCTTGTTCCAGGGCAGCTTCACCAAAACCGAACCGGTGACGGTCATTTCGGATCGCGCCGGTCTGGTGATGAACAACGACGCCAAGGTCAAGATGCGTGGCGTGGAGGTCGGGAAAGTCGATTCGATCGAGAGCCGGCCCGATGGCAAGGCGGCGCTGCGCCTGGCCATGAATCCGTCGCAACTGAATCTGATTCCATCGAACGTGAATGTCAACATCGAGTCGCCGACGGTGTTCGGCGCCAAGTTCGTGAACATGGTTCCTCCGGACGATCCTTCGCCGCAGAAGCTCCGCCCCGGTCAGGTGATTCAAAGCCAGCACGTCGTGGTCGAGATCAACACCGTCTTCCAGCAGTTGGTGCAGGTGCTCGATAAGATCGACCCCGCCAAGCTCAATCAGACACTGGGCGCGATCGCGACGGCGTTCGACGGCCGAGGAGAGAAGTTCGGCAAGACGCTGACCGACTTCAACGCGTTCCTGGCCAAAATCGAACCGAGTCTGCCGAATCTCAGTCGCGACCTCGAAGCCGCGGCTCCCACTCTGGGCGCGTACGCGGACGCGGCGCCCGACCTCATCAGGACCGCCGACAGCACCACGCAGGTCAGCCACACCATCGTCGACCAGCAACAGGAACTTGACGAGTTCCTGGTCGCCTCAATCGGTTTAGCGGATGTCGGGAACGAGGTGATCGGCGGAAACCTGCCGGCGCTGACCGAGGTGCTGCACCTGCTCGTGCCCACCACGGAACTGCTCAACCGGTATCACGAATCGCTGTATTGCTCAATTGGCGGACTTGCCGTGATGGCGAATTCGCCACCACTTCCAGGTAACAACAGCTCCGTAGTGGTGTCTGCCGGCCTGACGCTCGGTACCGAACGCTACCGCTATCCGAACGACCTGCCGAAGGTAGCCGCTAAGGGCCGACCATACTGCAAGGAACTGGGTCTGCCCAACGTTCCCCCCGAGTTTCGAGTGCCGGCCATCGTCGCCGATGTCGGCGCGAACCCGCATCAATACGGGAACCAGGGCATCCTGCTGAACTCCGCCGGTCTCAAGAATTGGTTGTTCGGGCCCATCCCTGGACCCCCGCGCAACTCCGCACAGATTGGAATGCCCGGATGA
- a CDS encoding ABC transporter permease — protein sequence MGTQTVFRSRFPRLARGLKMPTDLLGRAGDHMLFYIRALGGVPHATVHFRREIIRLIAEISMGAGTLAMIGGTVVIVGFLTLAAGGTLAVQGYSSLGDIGIEALTGFLAAFINVRISAPVVAGIGLAATFGAGVTAQLGAMRINEEIDALAAMAIRPIEYLVSTRIVAGMIAITPLYSIAVVLSFLASQFTTVVLFGQSGGLYDHYFNTFLNPVDLLWSFLQAILMAVTILLVHTYFGYFASGGPSGVGVAVGNAVRTSLIVVVSVTLLVSLSVYGSNGNFNLSG from the coding sequence ATGGGAACACAAACCGTATTCCGCAGTCGCTTTCCGCGGCTGGCCCGGGGGCTCAAGATGCCGACCGACCTCTTGGGCCGCGCCGGCGATCACATGTTGTTCTACATACGGGCCCTTGGCGGGGTGCCGCATGCGACCGTTCATTTCCGCCGCGAAATCATCCGGCTGATCGCCGAAATCTCCATGGGGGCAGGGACCTTGGCGATGATCGGCGGCACCGTCGTCATCGTCGGCTTCCTGACTCTGGCCGCCGGTGGAACACTTGCGGTCCAGGGATACAGCTCACTCGGCGACATCGGCATCGAAGCCCTGACCGGGTTCTTGGCGGCCTTCATCAACGTGCGGATCTCTGCCCCGGTGGTGGCTGGCATCGGGTTGGCGGCGACCTTCGGCGCTGGTGTGACGGCGCAGCTGGGCGCGATGCGCATCAACGAGGAGATCGACGCGCTCGCGGCCATGGCGATCCGTCCCATCGAATACCTGGTCTCCACCCGGATCGTCGCGGGGATGATTGCGATCACTCCGCTGTACTCGATCGCGGTGGTCCTGTCATTTCTGGCTTCCCAATTCACGACGGTGGTGTTGTTCGGGCAGTCGGGTGGGCTCTATGACCACTATTTCAACACCTTCCTCAACCCGGTCGATTTATTGTGGTCGTTCCTGCAGGCAATACTGATGGCGGTAACGATCTTGTTGGTGCACACGTATTTTGGTTATTTCGCCTCCGGCGGGCCCTCCGGTGTCGGGGTCGCTGTGGGCAACGCCGTGCGCACCTCCTTAATCGTGGTCGTCTCGGTCACCCTGCTGGTATCGCTGTCCGTCTATGGTTCCAACGGCAACTTCAACCTGTCGGGATAG
- a CDS encoding ABC transporter permease — MARGNGPERWSTGISLGRGSKPMEAVGGLFAMSKDAVRNVFRRPFQWREFLEQCWFVVKVSLAPTVLVAIPFTVLVSFTLNILLRELGAADLSGAGAAFGAVTQVGPLVTVLIVAGAGATAMCADLGSRTIREEIDAMEVLGIDPVQRLVTPRMLASGLVALLLNSLVVIIGILGGYTFSIFIQDVNPGAFAAGITLLTGVPEVIISCVKALLFGLIAGLVACYRGLNITGGGAKAVGNAVNETVVYAFMALFAINVVVTAIGIQMSQD, encoded by the coding sequence ATGGCGCGGGGTAATGGACCCGAACGGTGGTCGACAGGCATCTCGCTCGGACGCGGTTCCAAGCCGATGGAGGCCGTCGGTGGATTGTTTGCGATGTCGAAGGACGCGGTGCGGAACGTCTTCCGGCGGCCGTTTCAGTGGCGTGAGTTTCTGGAGCAGTGCTGGTTTGTCGTGAAGGTATCGCTGGCGCCCACGGTGTTGGTGGCGATCCCGTTCACCGTGCTGGTGTCGTTCACGCTCAACATCCTCCTGCGCGAATTGGGCGCGGCGGACTTGAGCGGTGCCGGTGCGGCGTTCGGCGCGGTGACCCAGGTCGGTCCGCTGGTGACGGTGCTGATCGTGGCTGGCGCGGGTGCCACGGCCATGTGTGCGGATCTGGGTTCGCGCACGATCCGGGAAGAGATCGACGCGATGGAAGTGCTGGGCATAGATCCGGTGCAACGCCTGGTGACCCCTCGGATGCTAGCCTCGGGTTTGGTGGCCCTGCTGCTCAACAGTCTGGTAGTGATCATCGGAATCCTGGGCGGCTACACGTTTTCGATCTTCATCCAGGACGTCAATCCGGGCGCGTTCGCCGCAGGCATCACACTGTTGACCGGGGTCCCAGAGGTGATCATCTCGTGTGTGAAGGCGCTGCTGTTCGGGTTGATCGCCGGGTTGGTGGCCTGCTACCGGGGCCTGAACATCACTGGTGGTGGCGCGAAGGCGGTGGGCAACGCTGTCAACGAGACCGTGGTGTACGCATTCATGGCGCTGTTCGCGATCAACGTGGTCGTGACGGCCATCGGCATCCAGATGAGCCAGGACTGA
- a CDS encoding CoA transferase: MASRPLEGIRVLEVAMYGFVPSAGAVLTEWGADVIKVEHAITGDPQRGLRQTGLLRVEGDPNPNIEHANRNKRSIGLDMSVPEGREVLLELAKRADVFLTSFLPGHREKFGIDVDDIRAVNPKIVYARGSALGPRGEESVKGGYDMTAFWCRAGTAATITPPGMPGMIGPPGPAYGDTISGTNLAGGIAAALLKRERTGEPSIVDVSLLGSGFWSLGHTVALTKHLGERMEAFPPGVHGSPINPLVGLYATADDRYISFVMMQPTKFWADVCKHMDLDDLADDLRFATVESIAENTAAAAEILMETMSKRPLAEWSERFSTLLGPWAPVQDTLQAVEDAQIRANEYLVQAGDLELVANPVQFDVSAPQSGPAPAFAQQTDEILLELGLDWDRIIELKTAGAVT; encoded by the coding sequence ATGGCTTCCAGACCATTAGAAGGAATCCGGGTCCTCGAGGTTGCCATGTACGGCTTCGTCCCATCGGCCGGTGCGGTGCTGACCGAGTGGGGCGCCGACGTCATCAAGGTCGAACACGCGATCACCGGCGACCCGCAGCGCGGACTGCGCCAGACGGGACTGCTGCGCGTCGAAGGCGATCCCAACCCGAACATCGAGCACGCCAACCGCAACAAGCGCAGCATCGGCCTGGACATGTCGGTGCCGGAAGGCAGGGAGGTGCTGCTCGAGCTCGCCAAGCGCGCCGACGTCTTTCTGACCAGCTTCCTGCCCGGACACCGCGAGAAGTTCGGTATCGACGTCGACGACATCCGCGCCGTCAACCCCAAGATCGTCTACGCCAGGGGCAGCGCACTCGGCCCTCGCGGCGAGGAGTCGGTCAAGGGCGGTTACGACATGACCGCGTTCTGGTGTCGCGCCGGTACGGCGGCGACCATCACCCCGCCCGGCATGCCGGGAATGATCGGCCCGCCAGGACCCGCTTATGGCGACACGATCAGCGGCACGAACCTCGCAGGCGGCATCGCGGCCGCGCTGCTCAAGCGGGAGCGCACCGGTGAGCCGTCGATCGTTGACGTCTCGCTCCTCGGCAGTGGCTTCTGGTCGCTTGGCCACACCGTCGCGCTGACGAAGCACCTCGGCGAGCGCATGGAGGCCTTTCCGCCGGGGGTGCACGGCTCGCCGATCAATCCGCTTGTAGGGCTGTACGCAACCGCCGATGACCGCTACATTTCTTTCGTCATGATGCAGCCCACCAAGTTCTGGGCCGACGTGTGCAAGCACATGGACCTTGACGACCTCGCCGACGATCTGCGGTTCGCGACCGTGGAGTCGATCGCCGAGAACACCGCGGCGGCCGCGGAGATCCTCATGGAGACGATGTCCAAGCGGCCACTGGCGGAATGGAGCGAGCGGTTCTCGACACTGCTCGGACCGTGGGCGCCGGTGCAGGACACCCTGCAGGCCGTCGAGGACGCACAGATCCGCGCGAACGAATACCTGGTGCAAGCGGGTGACCTCGAATTGGTGGCGAATCCGGTGCAGTTTGATGTCAGTGCTCCCCAATCCGGCCCCGCGCCGGCTTTTGCACAGCAGACTGACGAAATCTTGCTGGAACTCGGATTGGATTGGGACCGCATCATCGAGCTCAAGACGGCCGGCGCCGTCACCTAA